A genome region from Candidatus Omnitrophota bacterium includes the following:
- a CDS encoding superoxide dismutase [Ni] — translation MRNNRKRIGLAVVFLSLIVCTVFSVKTFSHCQIPCGIYDDDMRIAMLKEDILTLEKSMKSIEELSKDPAKNANQLIRWVQNKDAHAEKIDEIVTQYFMTQRIKPAEESDAKAYAEYTKKLVLLHNILIASLKSKQTTDLANVEKLNSLVDQFAAAYFGPDHKPHSH, via the coding sequence ATGCGAAACAATCGCAAAAGAATTGGTTTGGCCGTCGTATTCCTGTCGTTGATTGTTTGTACTGTCTTTTCCGTAAAAACTTTTTCCCACTGCCAAATCCCCTGTGGCATCTATGACGACGATATGCGCATCGCCATGCTTAAGGAAGACATTCTAACCCTGGAAAAATCCATGAAATCGATCGAAGAACTTTCCAAAGATCCCGCGAAAAACGCTAACCAACTTATCCGCTGGGTGCAGAACAAGGACGCTCACGCCGAAAAAATCGACGAGATCGTTACGCAGTATTTTATGACCCAGCGCATCAAGCCCGCCGAAGAGAGCGACGCCAAAGCCTACGCCGAATATACAAAGAAATTGGTTCTTCTGCATAACATATTGATCGCCTCCTTGAAATCCAAGCAGACGACCGATCTCGCCAATGTGGAAAAATTGAATTCGTTAGTCGATCAATTCGCCGCCGCTTATTTTGGTCCCGATCATAAGCCCCATTCTCACTAA